From Catharus ustulatus isolate bCatUst1 chromosome 24, bCatUst1.pri.v2, whole genome shotgun sequence, the proteins below share one genomic window:
- the ECE1 gene encoding endothelin-converting enzyme 1 isoform X5, giving the protein MSTYKRATLDDEDPLDSFGDGDGYPNGFQVNLRSSRGSRGCWAERTRAEKQLVVLVGVLAVLLVACLLGLIFQYRARPPAVCLSEACISITSSILSSLDRAVNPCEDFFSYACGGWIKANPLPDGHSRWGTFNNLWEHNQAIMKHLLENTTANVSSEAERKAQRYYQACMNESKIEELRATPLIELIQKLGGWNITGTCAGDNFNETLREVTAHYRTSPFFSVYVSADSKNSNSNVIQVDQSGLGLPSRDYYLNKTENEKVLAGYLNYMVQLGMFLGGIDEESTRQQMQQILDFETALANITIPQEKHRDEEVIYHKMTAGDLKELAPAVDWMPFLSTVFYPVELNESEPVVVYAKEYLEQVSNLILATDKCLLNNYMIWNLVRKTSPLLDQRFRDAEEKFMEVMYGTKKSCLPRWKFCISDTDNNLGFALGAMFVKATFAEDSKQVAEEMIAEIKTAFEESLETLQWMDEETRKSAKEKAEAIYNMIGYPKFIMDPKELDKVFNDYEAVSDLYFENVMQFYNFSARVTADQLRKPPNRDQWSMTPPTVNAYYSPTKNEIVFPAGILQAPFYTHASPKSLNFGGIGVVVGHELTHAFDDQGREYDKDGNLRPWWKNSSVEAFKHQTACMVEQYSNYTVNGEAVNGKHTLGENIADNGGLKAAYRAYQNWLKKNGDEEILPTLGLTNYQLFFVGFAQVWCSVRTPESSHEGLITDPHSPSRFRVIGTVSNSPEFAEHFSCPPGSPMNPLKKCEVW; this is encoded by the exons ATGTCGACCTACAAGCGGGCGACACTGGATGATGAAGACCCCCTGGACTCCTTTGGTGATGGTGATGGATACCCTAATGGCTTTCAG GTGAACCTCCGCAGCTCACGGGGCAGCCGGGGGTGCTGGGCCGAGCGGACACGTGCCGAAAAGcagctggtggtgctggtgggggTGTTGGCGGTGCTGCTCGTGGCCTGTCTGCTGGGACTCATCTTCCAGTACAGAGCCA GGCCACCTGCCGTGTGCCTGTCAGAAGCCTGCATCTCCATCaccagctccatcctcagctcGCTGGACCGTGCGGTGAATCCCTGTGAAGACTTCTTCAGCTATGCCTGCGGGGGCTGGATCAAGGCCAACCCCCTCCCCGATGGTCACTCGCGCTGGGGCACCTTCAACAACCTCTGGGAGCACAACCAGGCCATCATGAAACACTTGCTGG AAAACACCACAGCCAATGTGTCAAGCGAGGCAGAGCGCAAGGCACAACGCTATTACCAAGCCTGCATGAATGAGAGCAAGATCGAGGAGCTGAGAGCCACCCCGCTCATAGAACTCATCCAAAAG ctgggtgGTTGGAACATCACAGGTACCTGTGCCGGTGACAACTTCAACGAGACACTGCGGGAGGTGACAGCGCATTATCGCACCTCGCCCTTCTTTTCCGTCTACGTCAGCGCCGACTCCAAGAACTCCAACAGCAACGTCATCCAGGTGGATCAGTCGGGGCTGGGCCTGCCATCGCGGGATTACTACCTGAACAAGACTGAGAATGAGAAG GTGCTCGCTGGGTACCTGAACTACATGGTGCAGCTGGGGATGTTCCTGGGAGGCATCGATGAGGAGTCAACACGGCAGCAGATGCAGCAGATCTTGGACTTTGAGACGGCCTTGGCCAACATCACCATCCCGCAGGAGAAGCACCGGGATGAGGAGGTCATCTACCATAAAATGACAGCAGGAGACCTAAAG GAGCTGGCACCGGCTGTGGACTGGATGCCCTTCCTCTCCACGGTCTTCTACCCTGTGGAGCTCAACGAGTCAGAGCCTGTTGTGGTCTATGCCAAGGAGTACCTGGAGCAGGTCTCTAACCTCATCCTGGCCACAGATAAGTG TCTCCTCAACAACTACATGATCTGGAACCTGGTGCGGAAAACTAGCCCACTCCTTGACCAGCGCTTCCGGgatgctgaagaaaaattcaTGGAAGTGATGTACGGGACAAAAAAG agctgcctcccgCGCTGGAAGTTTTGCATCAGTGACACGGACAACAACCTGGGCTTCGCCCTGGGGGCCATGTTTGTCAAGGCCACCTTTGCTGAGGACAGCAAGCAGGTG GCAGAGGAAATGATTGCGGAGATTAAAACTGCCTTCGAGGAAAGTCTGGAGACTCTGCAGTGGATGGATGAAGAGACTAGGAAATCAGCCAAAGAGAAG GCAGAGGCCATTTACAACATGATCGGCTATCCCAAATTCATCATGGACCCCAAGGAGCTGGATAAAGTCTTTAATGAT TATGAGGCCGTGTCCGACCTCTATTTCGAGAATGTCATGCAGTTTTACAACTTCTCAGCCAGGGTCACAGCTGACCAGCTCCGGAAACCGCCAAACCGGGACCA gtGGAGCATGACACCTCCAACGGTCAATGCGTATTACTCTCCCACCAAGAATGAGATTGTCTTCCCTGCCGGCATCCTCCAGGCCCCCTTTTACACCCATGCATCCCCCAA GTCCCTGAATTTTGGTGGGATTGGCGTGGTGGTGGGCCATGAGTTGACACATGCCTTCGATGACCAAG GCCGGGAATATGACAAAGATGGCAACCTACGTCCCTGGTGGAAGAACTCCTCGGTGGAGGCCTTCAAGCATCAGACAGCATGCATGGTGGAGCAGTACAGCAACTACACTGTCAATGGTGAGGCAGTCAATGGCAAGCACACCCTTGGGGAGAACATCGCTGACAACGGGGGCCTCAAGGCTGCCTATCGG GCATATCAAAACTGGCTGAAAAAGAATGGGGATGAAGAAATACTCCCGACTCTTGGCCTCACCAACTACCAGCTCTTCTTTGTTGGTTTTGCACAG GTGTGGTGCTCAGTTCGCACACCAGAGAGCTCGCACGAGGGGCTCATCACCgatccccacagcccctcgCGTTTCCGTGTCATCGGCACCGTCTCCAACTCCCCGGAGTTTGCGGAGCATTTCAGCTGccccccgggctcccccatgaACCCCCTCAAGAAGTGTGAAGTCTGGTGA